One region of Salvelinus sp. IW2-2015 linkage group LG1, ASM291031v2, whole genome shotgun sequence genomic DNA includes:
- the LOC111969645 gene encoding bactericidal permeability-increasing protein isoform X3 yields MRSVSGLVKMSPCCLLALLALIPLTLAANPGVKVQLTDKGIEYGKQIGMASLQQKLKTIKVPDLSGTEKVPPIGKVKYSLTGMTIVNLGLPKSALVLVPGTGVSLAITNAFINLHGNWRVRYFRFIQDRGSFDLAVNGLTITANIXIKSDETGRPTVSTVNCVANVGSASIKFHGGASWLYNLFKSYIDKALRSALQKQICPLVADAITDMNPHLKTFNVLAKVDQYAEIEYSMVTSPTISKSSIEFSLKGEFYNIVKHQEPPFSPTPFSLPPQDNNMLYIGVSSFTPNSAGFVYNNAGALSLYVTDDMIPPSSPIRLNTGTFGVFIPEIAKRFPGMMMKLLVKTVKEPTISLEPNNVTVQASGTVTAYAIQPNTTLSPLFVLNMEGSVSAQLNVTGVKLAGAITLNKLEMTLGTSYVGQFQVQSLDNIFLMVLKVVVIPKVNARLEKGFPLPSIGKMNLINTQLQVLKDYMLIGTDVQFTG; encoded by the exons atgag AAGTGTGTCAGGTTTAG TCAAGATGTCTCCATGCTGTTTGTTGGCTCTGTTGGCTCTAATCCCCTTAACTCTGGCTGCCAACCCTGGAGTCAAGGTCCAACTCACAGACAAGGGCATTGAATATG GTAAACAGATTGGGATGGCATCTCTGCAACAGAAACTTAAGACCATTAAGGTCCCAGATCTCTCTGGAACAGAGAAAGTGCCTCCCATTGGGAAGGTCAAGTACAGTTTGACAGG AATGACGATAGTGAATCTGGGACTTCCCAAGTCTGCTTTGGTACTGGTGCCAGGTACTGGAGTCAGCCTGGCGATTACTAATGCCTTCATCAACCTGCACGGGAACTGGAGGGTCCGATACTTCAGGTTCAT ACAAGACCGTGGCTCCTTCGACCTGGCAGTAAATGGACTCACCATCACTGCCAATATTGKAATCAAGAGTGATGAGACTGGCAGGCCAACGGtcagcactgtcaactgtgtggcCAACGTGGGCAGCGCCAGCATCAAGTTCCATGGTGGGGCCAG CTGGCTTTACAATCTTTTCAAGTCCTACATTGACAAGGCCCTGCGCAGTGCTCTGCAGAAACAG ATCTGCCCCCTAGTGGCTGATGCTATTACTGACATGAACCCACACCTCAAAACTTTCAATG TTCTAGCCAAAGTGGACCAGTATGCTGAAATTGAAtattccatggtgacatcacccaCCATTTCAAAGTCCTCCATTGAATTCAGCTTGAAG ggtgAGTTCTACAACATTGTTAAGCACCAGGAGCCTCCGTTCTCTCCCACGCCCTTCTCCCTGCCTCCTCAGGACAACAACATGCTCTACATCGGGGTCTCTTCCTTCACCCCCAACTCTGCAGGCTTTGTGTACAACAATGCTGGAGCACTCAGCCTATATGTCACAGATGATATG ATCCCTCCTAGCTCTCCCATCCGTCTGAACACTGGAACGTTTGGAGTCTTCATTCCAGAG ATAGCGAAGCGTTTCCCTGGAATGATGATGAAGCTGCTGGTGAAGACGGTGAAGGAGCCCACCATCTCCCTTGAGCCCAACAACGTGACAGTCCAGGCCAGCGGCACGGTGACGGCCTACGCCATCCAGCCCAACACCAcgctctctcccctctttgtCCTCAACatg GAGGGTAGTGTCAGCGCTCAACTGAACGTGACTGGGGTGAAGCTGGCTGGGGCTATCACTCTGAACAA ACTTGAGATGACATTGGGAACTAGTTACGTAGGACAGTTTCAG GTTCAATCTCTTGACAACATCTTCCTGATGGTTCTGAAAGTGGTTGTGATACCTAAGGTCAATG CTCGCCTAGAGAAGGGTTTTCCCCTACCCTCTATTGGAAAGATGAACCTTATCAACACTCAACTGCAAGTCCTGAAG GACTACATGCTGATTGGTACAGACGTTCAATTCACAGGATAA
- the LOC111969645 gene encoding bactericidal permeability-increasing protein isoform X1 — protein MRSVSGLEFLEKHTSHMSVNQRRCHCSVKGLKIWDFVSQSVDGIREAACNKTGSIFKMSPCCLLALLALIPLTLAANPGVKVQLTDKGIEYGKQIGMASLQQKLKTIKVPDLSGTEKVPPIGKVKYSLTGMTIVNLGLPKSALVLVPGTGVSLAITNAFINLHGNWRVRYFRFIQDRGSFDLAVNGLTITANIXIKSDETGRPTVSTVNCVANVGSASIKFHGGASWLYNLFKSYIDKALRSALQKQICPLVADAITDMNPHLKTFNVLAKVDQYAEIEYSMVTSPTISKSSIEFSLKGEFYNIVKHQEPPFSPTPFSLPPQDNNMLYIGVSSFTPNSAGFVYNNAGALSLYVTDDMIPPSSPIRLNTGTFGVFIPEIAKRFPGMMMKLLVKTVKEPTISLEPNNVTVQASGTVTAYAIQPNTTLSPLFVLNMEGSVSAQLNVTGVKLAGAITLNKLEMTLGTSYVGQFQVQSLDNIFLMVLKVVVIPKVNARLEKGFPLPSIGKMNLINTQLQVLKDYMLIGTDVQFTG, from the exons atgag AAGTGTGTCAGGTTTAG AGTTCCTTGAGAAACACaccagtcacatgtctgtgaaccAAAGAAGGTGCCACTGCTCCGTAAAAGGATTGAAAATATGGGACTTTGTGTCACAAAGTGTTGATGGTATAAGGGAAGCTGCATGCAACAAAACAGGAAGTATTT TCAAGATGTCTCCATGCTGTTTGTTGGCTCTGTTGGCTCTAATCCCCTTAACTCTGGCTGCCAACCCTGGAGTCAAGGTCCAACTCACAGACAAGGGCATTGAATATG GTAAACAGATTGGGATGGCATCTCTGCAACAGAAACTTAAGACCATTAAGGTCCCAGATCTCTCTGGAACAGAGAAAGTGCCTCCCATTGGGAAGGTCAAGTACAGTTTGACAGG AATGACGATAGTGAATCTGGGACTTCCCAAGTCTGCTTTGGTACTGGTGCCAGGTACTGGAGTCAGCCTGGCGATTACTAATGCCTTCATCAACCTGCACGGGAACTGGAGGGTCCGATACTTCAGGTTCAT ACAAGACCGTGGCTCCTTCGACCTGGCAGTAAATGGACTCACCATCACTGCCAATATTGKAATCAAGAGTGATGAGACTGGCAGGCCAACGGtcagcactgtcaactgtgtggcCAACGTGGGCAGCGCCAGCATCAAGTTCCATGGTGGGGCCAG CTGGCTTTACAATCTTTTCAAGTCCTACATTGACAAGGCCCTGCGCAGTGCTCTGCAGAAACAG ATCTGCCCCCTAGTGGCTGATGCTATTACTGACATGAACCCACACCTCAAAACTTTCAATG TTCTAGCCAAAGTGGACCAGTATGCTGAAATTGAAtattccatggtgacatcacccaCCATTTCAAAGTCCTCCATTGAATTCAGCTTGAAG ggtgAGTTCTACAACATTGTTAAGCACCAGGAGCCTCCGTTCTCTCCCACGCCCTTCTCCCTGCCTCCTCAGGACAACAACATGCTCTACATCGGGGTCTCTTCCTTCACCCCCAACTCTGCAGGCTTTGTGTACAACAATGCTGGAGCACTCAGCCTATATGTCACAGATGATATG ATCCCTCCTAGCTCTCCCATCCGTCTGAACACTGGAACGTTTGGAGTCTTCATTCCAGAG ATAGCGAAGCGTTTCCCTGGAATGATGATGAAGCTGCTGGTGAAGACGGTGAAGGAGCCCACCATCTCCCTTGAGCCCAACAACGTGACAGTCCAGGCCAGCGGCACGGTGACGGCCTACGCCATCCAGCCCAACACCAcgctctctcccctctttgtCCTCAACatg GAGGGTAGTGTCAGCGCTCAACTGAACGTGACTGGGGTGAAGCTGGCTGGGGCTATCACTCTGAACAA ACTTGAGATGACATTGGGAACTAGTTACGTAGGACAGTTTCAG GTTCAATCTCTTGACAACATCTTCCTGATGGTTCTGAAAGTGGTTGTGATACCTAAGGTCAATG CTCGCCTAGAGAAGGGTTTTCCCCTACCCTCTATTGGAAAGATGAACCTTATCAACACTCAACTGCAAGTCCTGAAG GACTACATGCTGATTGGTACAGACGTTCAATTCACAGGATAA
- the LOC111969645 gene encoding bactericidal permeability-increasing protein isoform X4, whose amino-acid sequence MSPCCLLALLALIPLTLAANPGVKVQLTDKGIEYGKQIGMASLQQKLKTIKVPDLSGTEKVPPIGKVKYSLTGMTIVNLGLPKSALVLVPGTGVSLAITNAFINLHGNWRVRYFRFIQDRGSFDLAVNGLTITANIXIKSDETGRPTVSTVNCVANVGSASIKFHGGASWLYNLFKSYIDKALRSALQKQICPLVADAITDMNPHLKTFNVLAKVDQYAEIEYSMVTSPTISKSSIEFSLKGEFYNIVKHQEPPFSPTPFSLPPQDNNMLYIGVSSFTPNSAGFVYNNAGALSLYVTDDMIPPSSPIRLNTGTFGVFIPEIAKRFPGMMMKLLVKTVKEPTISLEPNNVTVQASGTVTAYAIQPNTTLSPLFVLNMEGSVSAQLNVTGVKLAGAITLNKLEMTLGTSYVGQFQVQSLDNIFLMVLKVVVIPKVNARLEKGFPLPSIGKMNLINTQLQVLKDYMLIGTDVQFTG is encoded by the exons ATGTCTCCATGCTGTTTGTTGGCTCTGTTGGCTCTAATCCCCTTAACTCTGGCTGCCAACCCTGGAGTCAAGGTCCAACTCACAGACAAGGGCATTGAATATG GTAAACAGATTGGGATGGCATCTCTGCAACAGAAACTTAAGACCATTAAGGTCCCAGATCTCTCTGGAACAGAGAAAGTGCCTCCCATTGGGAAGGTCAAGTACAGTTTGACAGG AATGACGATAGTGAATCTGGGACTTCCCAAGTCTGCTTTGGTACTGGTGCCAGGTACTGGAGTCAGCCTGGCGATTACTAATGCCTTCATCAACCTGCACGGGAACTGGAGGGTCCGATACTTCAGGTTCAT ACAAGACCGTGGCTCCTTCGACCTGGCAGTAAATGGACTCACCATCACTGCCAATATTGKAATCAAGAGTGATGAGACTGGCAGGCCAACGGtcagcactgtcaactgtgtggcCAACGTGGGCAGCGCCAGCATCAAGTTCCATGGTGGGGCCAG CTGGCTTTACAATCTTTTCAAGTCCTACATTGACAAGGCCCTGCGCAGTGCTCTGCAGAAACAG ATCTGCCCCCTAGTGGCTGATGCTATTACTGACATGAACCCACACCTCAAAACTTTCAATG TTCTAGCCAAAGTGGACCAGTATGCTGAAATTGAAtattccatggtgacatcacccaCCATTTCAAAGTCCTCCATTGAATTCAGCTTGAAG ggtgAGTTCTACAACATTGTTAAGCACCAGGAGCCTCCGTTCTCTCCCACGCCCTTCTCCCTGCCTCCTCAGGACAACAACATGCTCTACATCGGGGTCTCTTCCTTCACCCCCAACTCTGCAGGCTTTGTGTACAACAATGCTGGAGCACTCAGCCTATATGTCACAGATGATATG ATCCCTCCTAGCTCTCCCATCCGTCTGAACACTGGAACGTTTGGAGTCTTCATTCCAGAG ATAGCGAAGCGTTTCCCTGGAATGATGATGAAGCTGCTGGTGAAGACGGTGAAGGAGCCCACCATCTCCCTTGAGCCCAACAACGTGACAGTCCAGGCCAGCGGCACGGTGACGGCCTACGCCATCCAGCCCAACACCAcgctctctcccctctttgtCCTCAACatg GAGGGTAGTGTCAGCGCTCAACTGAACGTGACTGGGGTGAAGCTGGCTGGGGCTATCACTCTGAACAA ACTTGAGATGACATTGGGAACTAGTTACGTAGGACAGTTTCAG GTTCAATCTCTTGACAACATCTTCCTGATGGTTCTGAAAGTGGTTGTGATACCTAAGGTCAATG CTCGCCTAGAGAAGGGTTTTCCCCTACCCTCTATTGGAAAGATGAACCTTATCAACACTCAACTGCAAGTCCTGAAG GACTACATGCTGATTGGTACAGACGTTCAATTCACAGGATAA
- the LOC111969645 gene encoding bactericidal permeability-increasing protein isoform X2: MRSVSGLEFLEKHTSHMSVNQRRCHCSVKGLKIWDFVSQSVDGIREAACNKTGIKMSPCCLLALLALIPLTLAANPGVKVQLTDKGIEYGKQIGMASLQQKLKTIKVPDLSGTEKVPPIGKVKYSLTGMTIVNLGLPKSALVLVPGTGVSLAITNAFINLHGNWRVRYFRFIQDRGSFDLAVNGLTITANIXIKSDETGRPTVSTVNCVANVGSASIKFHGGASWLYNLFKSYIDKALRSALQKQICPLVADAITDMNPHLKTFNVLAKVDQYAEIEYSMVTSPTISKSSIEFSLKGEFYNIVKHQEPPFSPTPFSLPPQDNNMLYIGVSSFTPNSAGFVYNNAGALSLYVTDDMIPPSSPIRLNTGTFGVFIPEIAKRFPGMMMKLLVKTVKEPTISLEPNNVTVQASGTVTAYAIQPNTTLSPLFVLNMEGSVSAQLNVTGVKLAGAITLNKLEMTLGTSYVGQFQVQSLDNIFLMVLKVVVIPKVNARLEKGFPLPSIGKMNLINTQLQVLKDYMLIGTDVQFTG; this comes from the exons atgag AAGTGTGTCAGGTTTAG AGTTCCTTGAGAAACACaccagtcacatgtctgtgaaccAAAGAAGGTGCCACTGCTCCGTAAAAGGATTGAAAATATGGGACTTTGTGTCACAAAGTGTTGATGGTATAAGGGAAGCTGCATGCAACAAAACAGGAA TCAAGATGTCTCCATGCTGTTTGTTGGCTCTGTTGGCTCTAATCCCCTTAACTCTGGCTGCCAACCCTGGAGTCAAGGTCCAACTCACAGACAAGGGCATTGAATATG GTAAACAGATTGGGATGGCATCTCTGCAACAGAAACTTAAGACCATTAAGGTCCCAGATCTCTCTGGAACAGAGAAAGTGCCTCCCATTGGGAAGGTCAAGTACAGTTTGACAGG AATGACGATAGTGAATCTGGGACTTCCCAAGTCTGCTTTGGTACTGGTGCCAGGTACTGGAGTCAGCCTGGCGATTACTAATGCCTTCATCAACCTGCACGGGAACTGGAGGGTCCGATACTTCAGGTTCAT ACAAGACCGTGGCTCCTTCGACCTGGCAGTAAATGGACTCACCATCACTGCCAATATTGKAATCAAGAGTGATGAGACTGGCAGGCCAACGGtcagcactgtcaactgtgtggcCAACGTGGGCAGCGCCAGCATCAAGTTCCATGGTGGGGCCAG CTGGCTTTACAATCTTTTCAAGTCCTACATTGACAAGGCCCTGCGCAGTGCTCTGCAGAAACAG ATCTGCCCCCTAGTGGCTGATGCTATTACTGACATGAACCCACACCTCAAAACTTTCAATG TTCTAGCCAAAGTGGACCAGTATGCTGAAATTGAAtattccatggtgacatcacccaCCATTTCAAAGTCCTCCATTGAATTCAGCTTGAAG ggtgAGTTCTACAACATTGTTAAGCACCAGGAGCCTCCGTTCTCTCCCACGCCCTTCTCCCTGCCTCCTCAGGACAACAACATGCTCTACATCGGGGTCTCTTCCTTCACCCCCAACTCTGCAGGCTTTGTGTACAACAATGCTGGAGCACTCAGCCTATATGTCACAGATGATATG ATCCCTCCTAGCTCTCCCATCCGTCTGAACACTGGAACGTTTGGAGTCTTCATTCCAGAG ATAGCGAAGCGTTTCCCTGGAATGATGATGAAGCTGCTGGTGAAGACGGTGAAGGAGCCCACCATCTCCCTTGAGCCCAACAACGTGACAGTCCAGGCCAGCGGCACGGTGACGGCCTACGCCATCCAGCCCAACACCAcgctctctcccctctttgtCCTCAACatg GAGGGTAGTGTCAGCGCTCAACTGAACGTGACTGGGGTGAAGCTGGCTGGGGCTATCACTCTGAACAA ACTTGAGATGACATTGGGAACTAGTTACGTAGGACAGTTTCAG GTTCAATCTCTTGACAACATCTTCCTGATGGTTCTGAAAGTGGTTGTGATACCTAAGGTCAATG CTCGCCTAGAGAAGGGTTTTCCCCTACCCTCTATTGGAAAGATGAACCTTATCAACACTCAACTGCAAGTCCTGAAG GACTACATGCTGATTGGTACAGACGTTCAATTCACAGGATAA